In the Peptoclostridium acidaminophilum DSM 3953 genome, one interval contains:
- a CDS encoding L,D-transpeptidase family protein: protein MKELLIKTVIVSLMSTAPISANPDVASITASATAAQLNSLMAQGVMDNADVGKYPLEENINAQDISEDEKLATQGETDTLVPQEEAPPQQEVQPQPSSEPAAAAPASNVIETYNTSLPVSIALNLKYEKYLPAYDYLLLSKGSVNIREAPTTGSKIVKTAGYFEKVNVTEAVKGEFLAKYNSSKWYKVYWYQNGTIRSGYMFSSLVEKRSFQFGKMASSLENLRAQISSGKMGYVNNYKNRNGLPPLYKGTTSDKYGTLRDQSAPAYASLGNKSELIYFDDGKLLRIIGEQDSYYKVESLERPGSYFVPKKYLYTKNAPSSLGQVIVVDRKNQNEAVFEWTGSSWQMISYTFATTGAQDKYRFETPLGYFMAIERRSKFLYLDDITKEIAGYAPYAVRFSGGAYVHGVPVDYIKKNGQLIDPGQKETLYTLGTVPRSHKCVRNYTSHAKFLYDWVKVGQASVIVIE, encoded by the coding sequence ATGAAAGAACTGCTAATCAAGACGGTGATTGTTTCACTAATGAGCACGGCGCCCATTTCGGCCAATCCCGACGTTGCATCTATAACTGCTTCAGCTACAGCTGCGCAGCTCAATTCGCTAATGGCACAAGGCGTCATGGACAATGCCGATGTCGGCAAATACCCTCTTGAAGAAAACATAAACGCGCAGGACATTTCCGAGGACGAAAAGCTTGCCACGCAGGGCGAAACTGACACACTTGTGCCCCAGGAAGAGGCGCCTCCACAGCAGGAGGTTCAGCCGCAGCCTTCCTCAGAGCCTGCAGCCGCGGCCCCCGCAAGCAATGTCATCGAAACATACAATACATCGCTTCCAGTTTCAATAGCCCTGAACCTCAAGTATGAAAAGTATCTGCCTGCATACGACTACTTGCTGCTTTCAAAGGGCTCGGTCAATATTCGGGAGGCTCCGACAACGGGCTCTAAAATAGTAAAGACAGCCGGGTATTTTGAAAAGGTGAATGTAACAGAGGCTGTGAAGGGAGAGTTTCTCGCCAAATACAACTCAAGCAAGTGGTACAAGGTGTATTGGTATCAAAATGGGACAATAAGGTCTGGCTACATGTTCTCGTCGCTTGTCGAGAAAAGAAGCTTCCAGTTCGGCAAGATGGCATCCTCCCTTGAAAACCTGCGAGCTCAGATATCCAGCGGGAAAATGGGGTATGTGAACAACTACAAGAACAGAAACGGACTTCCTCCCCTGTACAAAGGCACCACAAGCGACAAATACGGCACTCTGCGTGACCAGAGTGCTCCCGCATACGCAAGCCTGGGCAACAAGTCTGAGCTCATTTACTTTGACGACGGCAAGCTCCTTAGGATAATCGGCGAACAGGATTCATACTACAAGGTTGAGTCCCTTGAACGTCCAGGCAGCTACTTTGTTCCCAAGAAGTACCTCTATACGAAAAACGCGCCTTCCTCGCTGGGCCAGGTTATAGTTGTCGACAGGAAAAACCAGAACGAGGCCGTATTCGAATGGACAGGCAGCTCATGGCAGATGATTTCCTATACGTTCGCAACTACAGGTGCGCAGGACAAGTACCGCTTTGAAACTCCGCTTGGATATTTCATGGCGATTGAAAGAAGGTCAAAATTCCTCTACCTTGACGATATCACAAAGGAAATTGCGGGCTATGCTCCTTATGCCGTCCGTTTCTCGGGCGGAGCCTATGTGCACGGCGTGCCGGTGGACTATATAAAGAAAAACGGCCAGCTCATAGATCCGGGGCAGAAGGAGACCCTCTACACTCTGGGTACCGTTCCAAGATCCCACAAATGCGTCAGGAACTACACCTCACACGCGAAGTTCCTGTATGACTGGGTGAAGGTTGGTCAGGCCTCCGTAATAGTAATAGAATAG
- the gap gene encoding type I glyceraldehyde-3-phosphate dehydrogenase produces MAIKVGINGFGRIGRLFLRIAQTKLAGDIEVVALNARADVATLAHLYKYDSCFGRAKDDVKTSENALIINGKEIKVVQAKEPKDIPWKDLGVDIVVESTGVFVKRDQLEGHIAAGAKKVILTAPAKDGEDITMVMGVNSDMYDNAVHNIISNASCTTNCLAPVAKVLDEKFGIVKGFMTTVHAYTNDQRILDKSHKDLRRARAAAESIIPTTTGAAKAVGLVLPNLKGKLDGYSLRVPVPTGSITDLVCEVKKNTTAEEVNAALKEASETYLKGILGFSDEPLVSVDYVGDDHSSIVDSLLTKVMDGNMVKLAAWYDNEWGYSVRVVDMVNMVAEKMK; encoded by the coding sequence ATGGCAATAAAAGTTGGTATAAACGGATTTGGAAGGATAGGAAGGCTTTTCCTGAGAATAGCCCAGACTAAGCTTGCAGGCGATATCGAAGTTGTTGCTCTAAACGCCAGGGCTGACGTAGCTACTCTTGCGCATCTTTACAAGTATGACTCTTGTTTTGGAAGAGCAAAGGACGATGTGAAAACTTCCGAGAACGCTCTAATAATAAACGGCAAAGAGATAAAGGTTGTCCAGGCTAAAGAGCCTAAGGACATCCCATGGAAGGACCTTGGGGTCGACATAGTTGTGGAGTCTACTGGGGTTTTCGTAAAAAGAGACCAGCTCGAGGGACACATAGCTGCCGGAGCTAAGAAAGTTATACTTACTGCGCCTGCTAAGGACGGAGAAGACATAACTATGGTTATGGGCGTAAACAGCGACATGTACGACAATGCAGTCCACAATATAATATCTAACGCTTCTTGTACTACAAACTGCCTTGCTCCAGTTGCGAAGGTGCTTGATGAGAAGTTCGGAATAGTAAAAGGCTTTATGACTACTGTTCACGCATACACTAACGACCAGAGAATACTTGACAAGAGCCACAAGGACCTTAGAAGGGCAAGAGCTGCTGCCGAGTCTATAATACCTACTACTACCGGCGCTGCGAAGGCTGTCGGCCTTGTGCTTCCAAACCTTAAAGGCAAGCTTGACGGTTATTCTCTAAGGGTTCCAGTGCCTACAGGCTCTATAACTGACCTTGTTTGCGAGGTTAAAAAGAACACTACTGCTGAAGAGGTAAACGCAGCTCTCAAGGAGGCTTCTGAAACTTATCTTAAGGGCATACTGGGCTTTAGCGACGAACCGCTTGTATCTGTGGACTATGTTGGAGACGACCACTCTTCTATAGTTGACTCGCTGCTTACTAAGGTTATGGACGGCAATATGGTTAAGCTTGCCGCATGGTATGACAATGAGTGGGGCTATTCTGTAAGGGTTGTTGACATGGTTAATATGGTTGCGGAGAAGATGAAATAA
- the trpS gene encoding tryptophan--tRNA ligase has protein sequence MEDRKVIFSGIQPSGGLTLGNYLGAIKNWVKLQDEYDSYFCVVDLHAITVRQEPKNLREKTLEVLAIYMASGLDPDKTTLFIQSHVPAHSEAQWLLNCYTYMGELSRMTQFKDKSQKAGESIPVGLFTYPVLMAADILLYNADLVPVGKDQMQHLEFSRDLAERFNNSYSPTFKIPEGYIPKEGAKIMSLQEPLKKMSKSDENKNSFIMILDTPDDIRKKISRAVTDTVGVIAYNDEQPGIKNLINIASAISGDSPETIVARYSGCGYAQLKSDVAELVVAELAPIQEKVRQLLSDKSELERIYKLGAEKANYTASKMLRKMQKKIGLIPR, from the coding sequence ATGGAAGATAGAAAAGTAATATTCAGCGGCATACAGCCTTCCGGCGGGCTGACTCTTGGCAATTATCTGGGAGCTATCAAAAACTGGGTCAAGCTTCAGGATGAATATGACTCGTATTTTTGCGTTGTCGACCTGCACGCTATAACAGTAAGACAAGAACCCAAAAATCTTCGGGAGAAGACTCTCGAGGTGCTTGCAATATATATGGCCTCAGGCCTTGATCCGGACAAGACAACGCTGTTCATACAGTCGCACGTGCCAGCACACAGCGAGGCTCAGTGGCTGCTCAACTGCTATACTTACATGGGTGAGCTTTCGAGAATGACCCAGTTCAAGGACAAGAGCCAGAAGGCAGGCGAGAGCATTCCAGTAGGCCTCTTCACATATCCCGTGCTAATGGCCGCAGACATACTCCTTTATAACGCCGACCTCGTTCCCGTTGGCAAGGACCAGATGCAGCACCTTGAGTTCTCAAGAGACCTGGCGGAGAGATTCAACAACTCATACAGCCCTACTTTCAAGATACCAGAAGGCTACATCCCCAAGGAAGGCGCAAAGATAATGAGCCTACAGGAACCCCTCAAGAAGATGTCCAAGTCCGACGAGAACAAGAACTCGTTCATAATGATACTGGATACGCCTGATGACATAAGAAAGAAAATATCAAGGGCTGTAACGGATACCGTCGGAGTAATCGCATACAACGACGAGCAGCCGGGAATCAAGAACCTGATAAACATAGCCAGCGCTATCAGCGGAGACTCGCCTGAGACTATAGTGGCGAGATACAGCGGCTGCGGCTATGCACAGCTCAAGTCGGACGTTGCAGAGCTTGTTGTTGCCGAGCTCGCTCCGATACAGGAAAAGGTGCGCCAGCTTCTTTCAGACAAGTCGGAGCTCGAAAGAATATACAAACTTGGCGCTGAAAAAGCCAACTATACGGCTTCAAAGATGCTAAGGAAGATGCAAAAGAAAATAGGCCTTATCCCCAGATAA
- a CDS encoding aminotransferase class I/II-fold pyridoxal phosphate-dependent enzyme, which produces MTYIERKAGSPIKKDQHSMPLFEALKKYHEKKVTPFDVPGHKHGKGLPELADFIGEKVLQVDVNSMKPLDFLNDPSSVIKEAQELAAQAFSADHCFFLVNGTTSAVQAMIMSTCNPGEKVILPRNAHKSAINGLILSGAQPVYIQPQINPQLGIAMGVTVESVELAIAENPDAKAVFIINPTYYGYTGNIREIVKLAHRHGMAVLVDEAHGAHFGFSDGLPQDAMSAGADMSSVSLHKTGGSLTQSSLLLMREGLIDPGKVRAIINLTQTTSASYLLMSSLDVARKSLATNGSENLQEILGISSWARESINAIDGLYAFGKELLDGKGVYNFDETKLGINVTGIGMTGFEAYDILRDEYNIQMELGDATNILAIISLGDAMDSVSKLVGALRDMAVRFGKEKIKIKTPPLKNPEVIVSPRNAFYGMKRTVKLSEAKGMICAESVMAYPPGIPIVAMGEKINEEMIEYIGFIKGQKTTLSGTKDPNVEYIEVLGY; this is translated from the coding sequence TTGACATATATAGAGAGAAAGGCGGGGAGTCCCATAAAAAAAGATCAACACAGCATGCCTCTTTTTGAGGCGCTTAAAAAATACCATGAAAAAAAAGTTACGCCATTTGATGTGCCAGGGCACAAGCATGGCAAGGGTCTCCCCGAGCTGGCTGATTTTATTGGAGAAAAGGTCCTTCAGGTGGATGTCAACTCAATGAAGCCGCTGGATTTTTTAAATGACCCATCTAGCGTAATAAAGGAAGCTCAGGAGCTGGCCGCACAGGCATTTTCGGCTGACCACTGCTTTTTTCTTGTAAACGGAACGACAAGCGCGGTACAGGCCATGATAATGAGCACATGCAATCCTGGCGAAAAGGTCATACTTCCAAGGAACGCCCACAAGTCGGCGATAAACGGCCTGATACTAAGCGGAGCGCAGCCTGTGTACATACAGCCACAAATCAATCCGCAGCTTGGGATTGCAATGGGAGTGACTGTTGAAAGTGTTGAGCTGGCAATCGCGGAGAATCCGGATGCAAAAGCCGTTTTCATAATAAATCCGACATATTACGGCTATACGGGCAACATAAGGGAGATAGTAAAGCTCGCGCACAGGCACGGCATGGCAGTGCTGGTAGACGAAGCTCATGGAGCCCACTTTGGCTTTAGCGACGGCCTGCCTCAGGACGCCATGAGCGCGGGAGCCGATATGAGCTCTGTCAGCCTTCACAAGACCGGCGGCTCGCTTACACAAAGCTCCCTGCTGCTAATGAGAGAGGGCCTTATAGATCCGGGAAAGGTAAGGGCGATTATAAACCTCACGCAGACAACAAGTGCGTCATATCTCCTAATGAGCAGCCTGGACGTTGCCAGAAAGAGCCTCGCCACAAACGGAAGCGAGAATCTGCAGGAGATACTTGGAATATCAAGCTGGGCAAGAGAGAGTATAAACGCGATAGACGGCCTGTACGCCTTTGGCAAGGAGCTCCTTGACGGCAAGGGCGTCTACAATTTCGATGAAACCAAGTTGGGAATCAATGTTACAGGAATAGGCATGACGGGGTTTGAGGCGTATGACATACTAAGGGACGAATACAACATACAAATGGAGCTTGGCGATGCAACCAACATACTGGCCATAATAAGCCTGGGGGATGCAATGGATTCGGTCTCCAAGCTGGTAGGCGCATTAAGGGACATGGCAGTAAGGTTTGGCAAGGAGAAGATAAAGATAAAGACGCCACCTCTTAAAAATCCCGAGGTAATAGTCTCGCCAAGGAATGCGTTCTATGGCATGAAAAGGACTGTGAAGCTTTCCGAGGCAAAGGGAATGATATGCGCTGAGTCAGTAATGGCGTACCCCCCTGGAATACCTATAGTTGCAATGGGCGAGAAGATAAACGAGGAAATGATTGAATATATAGGCTTTATAAAGGGCCAGAAAACTACGCTTTCAGGAACAAAGGACCCGAATGTGGAATACATAGAGGTACTTGGATACTAG
- the saoB gene encoding ABC transporter substrate-binding (seleno)protein SaoB — MESVRLLKNTIILAAVAVAVFLFMPKESLSESVRVGASTESSGLLLDYISNSTEAAGKVESLELEAYIIGDCUSASAQWALSSDVMDIAFLCPDAAREFVKTNKEFEIIGDVMQNTSMFVFKDRGNPGKIGVSQNRPHQDAIVSENFGANAQMKKLMGTALPYALENGQVDSVLADFTSGFFLKGQKESAATKSDHTTCVLVVNKEYKKSEDFREFIKLYNKCARELSNTNVLAKQLEKYKDMELSPADRHTLGELHIKFLKLSD; from the coding sequence ATGGAAAGTGTGCGCCTGTTAAAGAACACAATCATATTGGCGGCTGTGGCCGTGGCGGTGTTTCTGTTCATGCCAAAGGAGAGCCTCAGTGAGAGCGTCAGAGTAGGCGCATCAACTGAAAGCTCAGGCCTGCTCCTTGACTATATCTCAAACAGCACAGAAGCGGCAGGAAAAGTCGAAAGTCTAGAGCTTGAAGCATATATCATAGGGGACTGCTGAAGCGCTTCTGCTCAATGGGCATTGAGCTCGGATGTAATGGACATTGCATTCCTGTGTCCCGACGCGGCCAGGGAATTTGTAAAAACCAACAAAGAATTCGAAATAATAGGCGATGTAATGCAAAACACAAGCATGTTCGTATTCAAAGACAGGGGCAACCCAGGCAAGATAGGAGTATCACAAAACAGGCCTCACCAGGATGCCATAGTATCTGAGAACTTTGGAGCCAACGCTCAAATGAAAAAGCTCATGGGGACAGCGCTGCCTTACGCTCTTGAAAACGGGCAGGTAGATTCGGTACTTGCCGATTTCACAAGCGGATTTTTCCTGAAGGGACAAAAAGAAAGCGCGGCGACTAAGTCTGACCACACAACATGCGTGCTGGTAGTAAACAAAGAATACAAAAAGAGCGAAGACTTCCGCGAATTCATAAAACTCTACAACAAATGCGCCAGAGAACTTTCAAACACAAACGTCCTGGCAAAGCAGCTTGAAAAATACAAAGACATGGAGCTTTCGCCCGCAGACAGACATACACTCGGAGAACTGCACATTAAATTTTTAAAGCTATCGGATTAG
- the speB gene encoding agmatinase, whose protein sequence is MNKNIHTFLGFESPYDEADIVVFGSPYDGTTSFRPGTRFAPATMRQESYGLETYSPYLDMDIIEDAAIFDGGDLDLPFGNTERVLDMIHEYASRVVHDEKVPVMIGGEHLVSYPAVKAVFEKYPDLHIIHFDAHTDLREDYMGEKLSHATVIRRAWELVGDGRIHQFGIRSGEKVEFEWAKAHTSLTKFDCAGLEDAVESLKGKPVYVTIDLDILDPSIFPGTGTIEPGGITFKEMMSAIDTLKGLNIVGADVVELSPHYDQSGTSTAVACKVLRELLLAIAYK, encoded by the coding sequence ATGAACAAGAACATACACACGTTTTTAGGATTTGAAAGCCCGTATGACGAGGCTGACATAGTTGTTTTTGGAAGCCCATATGACGGAACGACATCTTTCAGGCCGGGCACGAGGTTCGCTCCTGCGACAATGAGGCAGGAGTCTTACGGCCTTGAGACATACAGCCCATACCTTGATATGGACATAATTGAGGATGCGGCCATATTTGACGGGGGAGACCTGGACCTTCCTTTTGGAAATACAGAAAGAGTCCTCGACATGATACACGAATATGCAAGCAGAGTCGTACACGACGAGAAGGTGCCTGTAATGATAGGCGGAGAGCACCTTGTAAGCTACCCTGCAGTCAAGGCGGTATTCGAAAAATATCCCGACCTTCACATAATACACTTTGACGCGCACACAGATTTGCGTGAAGACTACATGGGCGAGAAGCTATCGCACGCTACTGTAATTAGAAGAGCGTGGGAGCTTGTGGGCGACGGCAGGATACACCAGTTCGGCATAAGGTCGGGCGAAAAGGTAGAATTCGAATGGGCCAAAGCTCACACCAGCCTTACGAAGTTTGACTGCGCGGGGCTTGAAGACGCAGTTGAAAGCCTAAAGGGAAAGCCGGTGTATGTGACTATAGATCTTGACATTCTCGACCCTTCAATCTTTCCGGGAACAGGCACAATAGAGCCCGGCGGAATCACATTCAAGGAGATGATGTCTGCGATAGACACGCTCAAAGGCCTCAACATAGTAGGTGCTGACGTAGTAGAGCTTTCTCCGCACTACGACCAGAGCGGAACCTCGACTGCAGTTGCCTGCAAGGTTCTAAGGGAGCTGCTCCTGGCAATCGCATATAAATAG
- a CDS encoding helix-turn-helix domain-containing protein produces MDIGKKIKELRMAKSLTQEELASRCDLSKGFISQVERDLTSPSISTLVDILESLGTNLKDFFNEYEDEKIVFTSDDAFETADEELGYILEWIVPNAQKNDMEPILLTLEPGGRYKEEEPHEGEEFGYVLSGNVEVHLGSRKHKAKKGECFYYKAKASHFISNPGKVQAKVIWISTPPYF; encoded by the coding sequence ATGGATATAGGGAAAAAAATCAAAGAACTGCGCATGGCCAAGTCCCTTACGCAGGAGGAGCTCGCGAGCAGGTGCGACCTTTCGAAGGGTTTCATATCGCAGGTGGAGAGGGATCTTACATCGCCTTCGATATCTACGCTTGTTGACATACTCGAGAGCCTGGGGACGAATCTGAAGGATTTTTTCAACGAATACGAGGATGAGAAGATTGTATTCACAAGTGATGATGCATTTGAAACGGCTGACGAGGAGCTGGGCTACATACTTGAATGGATAGTGCCCAATGCCCAAAAGAATGACATGGAGCCCATACTGCTCACGCTGGAGCCTGGGGGAAGGTACAAGGAGGAAGAGCCCCACGAAGGCGAGGAGTTCGGCTACGTGCTCAGCGGCAACGTCGAGGTGCACCTTGGCAGCAGAAAGCACAAGGCCAAGAAGGGAGAGTGCTTCTACTACAAGGCCAAGGCCAGCCACTTCATATCGAATCCGGGGAAAGTCCAGGCCAAGGTTATATGGATAAGCACTCCGCCGTATTTTTAA
- a CDS encoding universal stress protein, which produces MKKILLPVDGSDFCLKAYDIAKSFAEKFDAEIIVLNVADIEPGFTQTFITQNFDTMDEYLKARAEKIIEGAKSRFEGSDIKVTFNIATGDPATEIIDMAEGEGCDMIIICTHGMSSAKRFLIGSVASKVVHHATVPVFVIR; this is translated from the coding sequence ATGAAGAAGATACTATTGCCGGTGGACGGCTCGGACTTTTGCCTAAAGGCTTATGACATTGCCAAAAGCTTTGCGGAAAAGTTCGATGCGGAAATAATAGTGCTAAACGTTGCGGACATAGAGCCGGGATTTACACAGACTTTCATAACACAAAACTTCGATACTATGGATGAATATCTAAAGGCAAGAGCAGAAAAGATAATTGAAGGCGCAAAATCAAGATTCGAAGGAAGCGACATAAAGGTTACATTCAACATAGCAACAGGCGACCCGGCTACAGAGATAATCGACATGGCTGAAGGAGAAGGCTGCGACATGATAATAATATGCACTCACGGAATGTCTTCTGCCAAGAGGTTCCTCATAGGCTCGGTGGCAAGCAAGGTTGTGCACCACGCCACAGTGCCTGTTTTTGTAATAAGGTGA
- a CDS encoding YkuS family protein: MAEKVNITIQAGLDEVANYLRENGYDVCVMGNCKGSADISIVDVPDSDWEEMGSAECRIDGENEMLVINAAKYTKEEILNLVKNNMCKKPANWFEG; this comes from the coding sequence ATGGCTGAAAAAGTAAATATAACGATTCAGGCAGGTTTGGATGAGGTTGCAAATTATCTTAGAGAGAACGGCTATGATGTTTGCGTTATGGGTAACTGCAAGGGCAGCGCAGACATCTCCATAGTAGACGTACCCGACTCAGACTGGGAAGAGATGGGCTCGGCCGAATGTAGGATTGACGGAGAAAATGAAATGCTCGTAATAAATGCTGCCAAGTATACGAAGGAAGAGATACTGAATCTAGTTAAGAACAACATGTGCAAAAAGCCAGCCAACTGGTTTGAAGGTTAA
- a CDS encoding GGDEF domain-containing protein: MNKAAELNRILSQSEIHTVFQPIVSLREGAILGYEALSRGPSDSMLASPLALFKAADELGMTWELELICRQKAIERAGKLDNGRFLFINIDPNIIRDEKFQKGFTKEFLKTHNISPDSIIFEITERTAIGDYETFSQILSNYTEQGYKIAIDDTGAGYSGLRTITNTKPHYIKIDMELIRDIDSDTFKQALIKNVVNLCLSTNIKVIAEGIETEGELQTLIRLGVYAGQGYYLQRPASTFLEIPETIKNKIAQYNSLSNNVFDYDSNYHYIGSLAEERSSLDMQISCSDVKDFLDSKGFDGVCLARNGIPRGLIMKSNLNSAFARQYGVSVFSKRPVSLIMDSSPLIVDYFTPINTVAETAMQRDDAKTYDCIIVTKGFDYCGIVSIKKLLLHTTAMEKNYARELNPLTQLPGNVIISRVLNDLISRGRACCIFYADLDNFKIYNDVYGFENGDKIIKLTATLIENIVKSKFPFNSFVGHIGGDDFIYTIECTLENAESVCQDIISNFDKDVLAFFNEHDIKNGYIETSDRYGKNMQFDLTSISIAGFCGDPLKFRDPETLAMQMGEIKQQVKKLSGSNFIIQDMQS, translated from the coding sequence TTGAATAAAGCAGCTGAATTAAACAGAATACTCTCGCAGTCGGAGATTCATACAGTCTTCCAGCCCATAGTCTCTCTTCGCGAAGGCGCAATACTGGGTTACGAAGCCTTGAGCCGCGGCCCTTCGGACTCTATGCTGGCTTCACCCCTTGCACTTTTCAAGGCGGCTGATGAACTTGGGATGACATGGGAGCTCGAGCTCATATGCAGGCAAAAGGCCATTGAAAGAGCCGGAAAGCTGGATAACGGAAGGTTTCTTTTCATAAATATCGACCCCAACATAATAAGGGATGAAAAATTCCAAAAGGGCTTCACCAAGGAATTCCTTAAAACCCACAACATATCCCCCGACTCAATAATATTTGAGATAACCGAAAGAACAGCCATAGGCGACTACGAGACCTTTTCGCAGATACTCAGCAACTACACGGAGCAGGGTTACAAAATAGCAATAGACGATACGGGCGCCGGCTATTCAGGACTTAGGACCATTACAAACACAAAGCCCCACTACATAAAAATAGACATGGAGCTAATACGCGATATAGACAGCGACACGTTCAAGCAGGCGCTCATTAAAAACGTAGTCAACCTTTGCCTTTCAACCAACATAAAAGTCATAGCTGAGGGCATAGAAACGGAGGGCGAGCTGCAAACTCTCATACGTCTGGGTGTATATGCCGGACAGGGCTATTATCTCCAACGGCCGGCCAGCACATTTTTGGAGATACCTGAGACCATAAAAAATAAGATTGCCCAGTACAATTCGCTCTCCAATAACGTTTTTGACTATGACAGCAACTACCACTACATAGGCTCCCTCGCCGAGGAGCGTTCCTCCCTGGACATGCAAATTTCGTGCAGCGACGTCAAAGATTTTTTGGATAGCAAGGGCTTCGATGGCGTTTGCCTTGCTCGCAACGGGATTCCTCGCGGACTCATTATGAAATCCAACCTCAACTCTGCCTTTGCAAGGCAGTACGGCGTTTCCGTGTTTTCCAAAAGACCGGTTTCTCTCATAATGGATTCATCGCCGCTCATAGTTGACTACTTTACTCCCATAAACACGGTCGCAGAAACGGCCATGCAAAGGGACGACGCCAAGACGTACGACTGCATAATAGTCACAAAGGGATTCGATTACTGTGGGATAGTTTCAATCAAAAAGCTGCTCCTGCATACTACCGCCATGGAGAAAAACTATGCCAGGGAGCTCAACCCTCTCACCCAGCTTCCCGGCAATGTGATCATAAGTCGGGTGCTGAACGACCTTATATCCCGTGGCCGAGCTTGCTGCATTTTCTATGCAGATCTTGACAATTTCAAGATATATAACGATGTGTACGGCTTTGAAAACGGCGACAAGATAATAAAACTGACGGCCACGCTTATCGAAAATATCGTCAAGTCAAAGTTTCCCTTCAACAGCTTTGTCGGACACATAGGCGGCGACGACTTCATATATACAATCGAATGCACCCTTGAGAATGCGGAGTCAGTATGCCAGGATATAATCTCCAATTTCGACAAGGACGTGCTCGCCTTCTTCAACGAGCATGATATAAAAAATGGATATATAGAAACATCAGACAGATACGGTAAAAATATGCAATTCGACTTGACGTCTATTTCAATTGCCGGCTTCTGCGGAGACCCCTTAAAATTTAGGGATCCCGAGACGCTCGCAATGCAAATGGGCGAGATAAAACAACAGGTCAAAAAGCTATCCGGAAGCAATTTCATAATACAAGATATGCAAAGCTGA
- the saoC gene encoding Cys-Cys-COOH (seleno)protein SaoC — protein MIRKISYVMAMIILIAGLSGCSSNPKSENKKADLGVPADNELLAYFKAQYPDREPVQCAYEDITSDGSKDLIVIFENEKDKKQMCAVIAEENEKHQLTEPIPAPAENQKIQFKDIDEKDELEFIVSGSKNGSVGYAIYRIIDNRMINLFGEGMEDCCD, from the coding sequence ATGATAAGAAAAATTTCATACGTTATGGCAATGATTATTCTAATAGCAGGATTAAGTGGTTGCAGCAGCAACCCAAAGAGTGAAAACAAAAAAGCAGACCTTGGAGTTCCAGCAGACAACGAGCTGCTTGCATATTTTAAGGCTCAGTATCCCGACAGAGAGCCTGTGCAATGCGCATATGAAGACATAACGAGCGATGGCAGCAAGGATTTGATTGTGATATTTGAAAACGAAAAAGATAAAAAGCAAATGTGCGCGGTCATAGCAGAAGAAAATGAAAAGCACCAGCTGACAGAGCCGATTCCGGCGCCAGCGGAAAACCAGAAGATTCAATTCAAGGACATAGACGAAAAGGACGAGCTGGAGTTCATAGTGTCAGGCTCAAAAAATGGAAGCGTAGGCTATGCAATATACAGAATAATAGACAACCGGATGATAAACCTTTTCGGAGAAGGCATGGAAGACTGCTGTGATTAA